One Syngnathoides biaculeatus isolate LvHL_M chromosome 4, ASM1980259v1, whole genome shotgun sequence DNA window includes the following coding sequences:
- the ggt5a gene encoding gamma-glutamyltransferase 5a isoform X3 encodes MSDCLILGQVHKKPEPLGRGEAAMARSKGWLYACCALMLLLCVVVVSVCISQLGRHKCPQDSFSHAAVAADTGTCSQIGRDMLEKGGSAVDGAIAALLCTSLLNPQSSGLGGGSIFTVMDSTGKVQIINSRERVPAKYKADTLKYCPDPSRFLSVTPYPGSLWIGIPGELRGYEQAHRLYGKLPWATLFQPSIQLARQGFPISQILGQYLSYSDANDSQSLRELFSDKNGNLMQMGDILKFETLADTLETIANFGADAFYSGKIAENLIRDIQEAGGSLTLQDLASYKATVSDAWSIPLGEYQMYFAPPPAGGYILSLILNIMKGYDLNPASLRGEQKALFYHRYVEALKFANGLKKFAFSSELTKKFTEDSFADHIRSLISDEMSHEPQYYNVTPYLDSMGTTHVSVLAQDGSAVSVTSSLNHLFGSRVLSPSTGVILNNHLSDFCGRVDTLFAGCN; translated from the exons AAGAAACCTGAACCATTGGGGAGAGGAGAAGCAGCCATGGCCAGGTCCAAAGGGTGGCTGTATGCATGTTGCGCACTGATGCTGCTGCTATGCGTCGTTGTGGTGTCCGTGTGCATCAGTCAGCTAGGGAGGCACAAGTGCCCACAAGATTCTTTCTCTCACGCGGCGGTGGCTGCAGACACTGGGACGTGTTCACAAATTGGACG GGACATGCTTGAAAAAGGGGGCTCAGCGGTAGATGGCGCCATTGCTGCCCTGCTCTGTACATCTCTCTTGAACCCTCAGAGTTCGGGCCTTGGGGGTGGATCCATATTCACAGTGATGGACAGCACTG GCAAAGTACAAATCATCAACTCCAGAGAGCGTGTCCCTGCGAAGTATAAGGCAGACACATTGAAGTACTGTCCTGATCCCTCTCGCTTCTTGTCAG TCACTCCCTATCCAGGTAGCTTGTGGATTGGAATCCCAGGAGAACTCCGTGGTTATGAACAAGCACACAGGCTTTATGGCAAGTTGCCATGGGCAACCCTCTTTCAGCCAAGTATCCAGCTGGCCAGACAGGGGTTTCCTATTTCACAAATCCTTGGTCAATATCTGTCTTACAGTGATGCCAATGACTCTCAGTCACTGCG TGAGCTTTTCTCGGATAAAAATGGAAACCTGATGCAAATGGGAGATATTTTGAAATTTGAGACACTAGCTGACACATTAGAGACAATTGCAAATTTTGGAGCCGATGCTTTCTACAGTGGAAAAATAGCAGAGAATTTAATACGGGACATACAGGAGGCAG GAGGGTCACTGACTTTGCAGGACTTGGCATCTTACAAAGCAACTGTGAGCGATGCATGGAGCATTCCTCTTGGAGAGTATCAGATGTATTTTGCACCACCCCCTGCAGGAGGATACATCCTTAGCCTCATCCTCAACATCATGAAAG GATATGACCTGAATCCAGCATCCCTGAGAGGTGAACAAAAAGCATTGTTTTATCACCGCTATGTTGAAGCTCTCAAGTTTGCTAACGGATTAAAGAAATTTGCGTTCAGTTCAGAG CTGACAAAGAAATTCACAGAGGATAGCTTTGCCGATCACATCCGCAGTTTAATCAGCGACGAAATGTCACATGAGCCGCAGTATTACAATGTGACTCCATACCTCGACAGTATGGGCACCACGCATGTCTCAGTGCTGGCCCAGGATGGATCTGCTGTGTCTGTCACCAGCAGCCTCAACCACCT ATTTGGCTCCAGAGTCTTATCTCCAAGCACTGGAGTTATCCTCAACAATCATCTGTCTGACTTCTGTGGAAGAGTTGATACCTTATTCGCAG GATGTAATTGA
- the ggt5a gene encoding gamma-glutamyltransferase 5a isoform X1 produces MSDCLILGQVHKKPEPLGRGEAAMARSKGWLYACCALMLLLCVVVVSVCISQLGRHKCPQDSFSHAAVAADTGTCSQIGRDMLEKGGSAVDGAIAALLCTSLLNPQSSGLGGGSIFTVMDSTGKVQIINSRERVPAKYKADTLKYCPDPSRFLSVTPYPGSLWIGIPGELRGYEQAHRLYGKLPWATLFQPSIQLARQGFPISQILGQYLSYSDANDSQSLRELFSDKNGNLMQMGDILKFETLADTLETIANFGADAFYSGKIAENLIRDIQEAGGSLTLQDLASYKATVSDAWSIPLGEYQMYFAPPPAGGYILSLILNIMKGYDLNPASLRGEQKALFYHRYVEALKFANGLKKFAFSSELTKKFTEDSFADHIRSLISDEMSHEPQYYNVTPYLDSMGTTHVSVLAQDGSAVSVTSSLNHLFGSRVLSPSTGVILNNHLSDFCGRVDTLFAGEQPPSSMSPSVFKSKSKVLVIGSTGGSMITTGMASAIMNHLWLGKKLKEAIATPVVFVDSQNVLKFEGNFDKDVIEALKALGHTHKPAKKFFNVVNAVEKEDGCINAVSDARKLGKAAGY; encoded by the exons AAGAAACCTGAACCATTGGGGAGAGGAGAAGCAGCCATGGCCAGGTCCAAAGGGTGGCTGTATGCATGTTGCGCACTGATGCTGCTGCTATGCGTCGTTGTGGTGTCCGTGTGCATCAGTCAGCTAGGGAGGCACAAGTGCCCACAAGATTCTTTCTCTCACGCGGCGGTGGCTGCAGACACTGGGACGTGTTCACAAATTGGACG GGACATGCTTGAAAAAGGGGGCTCAGCGGTAGATGGCGCCATTGCTGCCCTGCTCTGTACATCTCTCTTGAACCCTCAGAGTTCGGGCCTTGGGGGTGGATCCATATTCACAGTGATGGACAGCACTG GCAAAGTACAAATCATCAACTCCAGAGAGCGTGTCCCTGCGAAGTATAAGGCAGACACATTGAAGTACTGTCCTGATCCCTCTCGCTTCTTGTCAG TCACTCCCTATCCAGGTAGCTTGTGGATTGGAATCCCAGGAGAACTCCGTGGTTATGAACAAGCACACAGGCTTTATGGCAAGTTGCCATGGGCAACCCTCTTTCAGCCAAGTATCCAGCTGGCCAGACAGGGGTTTCCTATTTCACAAATCCTTGGTCAATATCTGTCTTACAGTGATGCCAATGACTCTCAGTCACTGCG TGAGCTTTTCTCGGATAAAAATGGAAACCTGATGCAAATGGGAGATATTTTGAAATTTGAGACACTAGCTGACACATTAGAGACAATTGCAAATTTTGGAGCCGATGCTTTCTACAGTGGAAAAATAGCAGAGAATTTAATACGGGACATACAGGAGGCAG GAGGGTCACTGACTTTGCAGGACTTGGCATCTTACAAAGCAACTGTGAGCGATGCATGGAGCATTCCTCTTGGAGAGTATCAGATGTATTTTGCACCACCCCCTGCAGGAGGATACATCCTTAGCCTCATCCTCAACATCATGAAAG GATATGACCTGAATCCAGCATCCCTGAGAGGTGAACAAAAAGCATTGTTTTATCACCGCTATGTTGAAGCTCTCAAGTTTGCTAACGGATTAAAGAAATTTGCGTTCAGTTCAGAG CTGACAAAGAAATTCACAGAGGATAGCTTTGCCGATCACATCCGCAGTTTAATCAGCGACGAAATGTCACATGAGCCGCAGTATTACAATGTGACTCCATACCTCGACAGTATGGGCACCACGCATGTCTCAGTGCTGGCCCAGGATGGATCTGCTGTGTCTGTCACCAGCAGCCTCAACCACCT ATTTGGCTCCAGAGTCTTATCTCCAAGCACTGGAGTTATCCTCAACAATCATCTGTCTGACTTCTGTGGAAGAGTTGATACCTTATTCGCAG GGGAGCAGCCTCCTTCATCCATGTCTCCTAGTGTGTTCAAGTCTAAATCAAAGGTGCTGGTGATTGGATCAACCGGTGGCAGTATGATCACCACTGGAATGGCGTCA GCAATTATGAACCACCTTTGGCTTGGAAAAAAACTTAAGGAGGCAATTGCCACTCCAGTTGTTTTTGTCGATTCTCAAAATGTACTCAAGTTTGAAGGCAACTTTGACAAA GATGTAATTGAGGCTCTGAAAGCTCTGGGACACACTCACAAACCTGCCAAGAAGTTTTTCAATGTGGTGAATGCTGTAGAGAAGGAAGATGGATGTATCAATGCAGTGTCTGATGCAAGGAAACTGGGCAAAGCAGCTGGTTACTGA
- the lrrc75ba gene encoding leucine-rich repeat-containing protein 75B: MGSRLSRQNSLNDENFSKKRRRLGHGATEGDNRSARAGGGDLLFTVMLKTDKLPGMLRRSNHSPYVRRVAWIRDIQKLLRDRRMEQATDLLRLLRKDLGLEGTSLNDILYKNAAFLNLVDPISHELLLSLAREMQNPKKDSDTIKSSDKICRQLIYHLTPHSKWLRQSMSRRKSQACLKTTLQKKLSNDTVDLSGIPLSTRDVRQVAFYLQNNRDSVMAVDISFTQLQDENLKLLLPLLASLPKLNTLALNGNRLTLTVLKDLTEMLKDPKKFASLAWIDLGNNVDIFTMPQPLLVALRRRCSLKSSLPTIYEYTEGQPYCYHLETSIEEPSHYEEEEEGEDPEDDIDGMGNKLELEPWGLGEKQLSKDFTLHYCER; this comes from the exons ATGGGCTCCAGGCTGAGCAGACAGAACAGCTTGAACGATGAGAATTTCTCCAAAAAGCGTCGCAGGCTTGGGCACGGCGCGACTGAGGGCGACAATCGGAGCGCCCGGGCTGGCGGAGGGGACCTCCTGTTCACCGTGATGCTCAAGACGGACAAGCTGCCCGGGATGCTGCGTCGGAGCAATCACAGCCCCTATGTGAGGCGGGTGGCGTGGATCAGGGACATCCAGAAGCTGCTTCGCGATCGCAGGATGGAGCAGGCGACAGACCTGCTCAGGTTGCTGCGGAAG GATCTGGGACTGGAGGGTACCTCACTCAATGACATATTATACAAAAATGCTGCTTTCCTCAATCTGGTGGATCCAATTTCACACGAGCTGCTGCTGAGCTTGGCCAGAGAGATGCAGAATCCTAAGAag GATTCAGACACTATAAAGTCGTCAGATAAAATTTGCAGACAGCTGATCTACCACCTGACCCCGCATTCAAAGTGGCTGAGGCAGAGCATGTCCAGACGGAAATCCCAGGCATG TCTCAAGACAACCCTCCAGAAGAAGCTGTCCAATGACACTGTGGACTTGTCAGGCATTCCTCTGTCCACCCGGGATGTTCGTCAAGTGGCCTTCTACCTCCAGAACAACAGAGACAGTGTGATGGCTGTGGATATCAGCTTTACACAGCTCCAAGATGAAAACTTGAAGCTTCTACTTCCTCTTCTCGCATCACTACCCAAACTCAACACCCTTGCCCTCAACGGGAACCGTCTCACCCTGACTGTACTCAAAGACCTGACCGAGATGCTGAAAGACCCCAAGAAATTTGCCAGCCTGGCCTGGATAGACCTCGGCAACAATGTTGATATATTTACTATGCCTCAGCCGCTGCTGGTAGCTTTACGCCGACGCTGTAGCCTCAAGAGCAGTCTACCCACCATCTACGAGTACACGGAGGGTCAACCTTACTGCTACCACCTGGAGACCTCTATCGAGGAACCCAGCCACtatgaggaagaagaagaaggggaagatCCAGAGGATGACATAGATGGCATGGGTAATAAATTGGAGCTGGAGCCATGGGGTTTAGGTGAGAAGCAGCTCTCCAAAGACTTCACCCTTCACTATTGTGAGAGGTGA
- the ggt5a gene encoding gamma-glutamyltransferase 5a isoform X2 gives MPARCIAGHYLNTRENGFTLHKFARDPVRREKWIARVQRTRALWFPNDRDMLEKGGSAVDGAIAALLCTSLLNPQSSGLGGGSIFTVMDSTGKVQIINSRERVPAKYKADTLKYCPDPSRFLSVTPYPGSLWIGIPGELRGYEQAHRLYGKLPWATLFQPSIQLARQGFPISQILGQYLSYSDANDSQSLRELFSDKNGNLMQMGDILKFETLADTLETIANFGADAFYSGKIAENLIRDIQEAGGSLTLQDLASYKATVSDAWSIPLGEYQMYFAPPPAGGYILSLILNIMKGYDLNPASLRGEQKALFYHRYVEALKFANGLKKFAFSSELTKKFTEDSFADHIRSLISDEMSHEPQYYNVTPYLDSMGTTHVSVLAQDGSAVSVTSSLNHLFGSRVLSPSTGVILNNHLSDFCGRVDTLFAGEQPPSSMSPSVFKSKSKVLVIGSTGGSMITTGMASAIMNHLWLGKKLKEAIATPVVFVDSQNVLKFEGNFDKDVIEALKALGHTHKPAKKFFNVVNAVEKEDGCINAVSDARKLGKAAGY, from the exons atgccggctcgttgcattgctggacattacttgaacactcgggagaatggatttacccttcataagtttgcaagagacccggtacGTCGtgagaaatggattgcacgggtgcagaggacgagagccttgtggtttccaaatgacag GGACATGCTTGAAAAAGGGGGCTCAGCGGTAGATGGCGCCATTGCTGCCCTGCTCTGTACATCTCTCTTGAACCCTCAGAGTTCGGGCCTTGGGGGTGGATCCATATTCACAGTGATGGACAGCACTG GCAAAGTACAAATCATCAACTCCAGAGAGCGTGTCCCTGCGAAGTATAAGGCAGACACATTGAAGTACTGTCCTGATCCCTCTCGCTTCTTGTCAG TCACTCCCTATCCAGGTAGCTTGTGGATTGGAATCCCAGGAGAACTCCGTGGTTATGAACAAGCACACAGGCTTTATGGCAAGTTGCCATGGGCAACCCTCTTTCAGCCAAGTATCCAGCTGGCCAGACAGGGGTTTCCTATTTCACAAATCCTTGGTCAATATCTGTCTTACAGTGATGCCAATGACTCTCAGTCACTGCG TGAGCTTTTCTCGGATAAAAATGGAAACCTGATGCAAATGGGAGATATTTTGAAATTTGAGACACTAGCTGACACATTAGAGACAATTGCAAATTTTGGAGCCGATGCTTTCTACAGTGGAAAAATAGCAGAGAATTTAATACGGGACATACAGGAGGCAG GAGGGTCACTGACTTTGCAGGACTTGGCATCTTACAAAGCAACTGTGAGCGATGCATGGAGCATTCCTCTTGGAGAGTATCAGATGTATTTTGCACCACCCCCTGCAGGAGGATACATCCTTAGCCTCATCCTCAACATCATGAAAG GATATGACCTGAATCCAGCATCCCTGAGAGGTGAACAAAAAGCATTGTTTTATCACCGCTATGTTGAAGCTCTCAAGTTTGCTAACGGATTAAAGAAATTTGCGTTCAGTTCAGAG CTGACAAAGAAATTCACAGAGGATAGCTTTGCCGATCACATCCGCAGTTTAATCAGCGACGAAATGTCACATGAGCCGCAGTATTACAATGTGACTCCATACCTCGACAGTATGGGCACCACGCATGTCTCAGTGCTGGCCCAGGATGGATCTGCTGTGTCTGTCACCAGCAGCCTCAACCACCT ATTTGGCTCCAGAGTCTTATCTCCAAGCACTGGAGTTATCCTCAACAATCATCTGTCTGACTTCTGTGGAAGAGTTGATACCTTATTCGCAG GGGAGCAGCCTCCTTCATCCATGTCTCCTAGTGTGTTCAAGTCTAAATCAAAGGTGCTGGTGATTGGATCAACCGGTGGCAGTATGATCACCACTGGAATGGCGTCA GCAATTATGAACCACCTTTGGCTTGGAAAAAAACTTAAGGAGGCAATTGCCACTCCAGTTGTTTTTGTCGATTCTCAAAATGTACTCAAGTTTGAAGGCAACTTTGACAAA GATGTAATTGAGGCTCTGAAAGCTCTGGGACACACTCACAAACCTGCCAAGAAGTTTTTCAATGTGGTGAATGCTGTAGAGAAGGAAGATGGATGTATCAATGCAGTGTCTGATGCAAGGAAACTGGGCAAAGCAGCTGGTTACTGA